In Brassica napus cultivar Da-Ae chromosome C2, Da-Ae, whole genome shotgun sequence, the sequence aaaaagagtaaagaaaGAGAATATGGATCCTGAAGGTTTCACGAGTGGCTTATTCCGATGGAACCCAACGAGAGCAATGGTTCAACAACCACCACCTCCGGTTCCTCCTCCACCGCAGCAACAACCACCCGCAACACCGCAGACGGCAGCGTTTGGAATGAGACTAGGTGGGTTGGAGGGTTTGTTCGGTCCTTACGGTGTACGTTTTTACACGGCGGCGAAGATAGCCGAGCTTGGTTTCACGGCGAGCACGCTTGTGGGCATGAAGGACGAGGAGCTTGAGGATATGATGAATAGCCTCTCTCATATCTTTCGTTGGGAGCTCCTCGTGGGTGAACGGTACGGTGTCAAAGCCGCCGTGAGAGCTGAACGGAGACGGTTGctagaagaggaagaggaggagtcTTCTAGACGCCGTCATTTGCTACTCTCCGCCGCAGGTGATTCCGGCACTCATCACGCTCTTGATGCTCTCTCTCAAGAAGGTACAACattgaatatataaataaacagaTATACATTCCCCACGTTTTATATGTGTATGATAAGGTTGAGAGCAACATAATTTTCTGATAATGCTTtcgtttaaaatattaataccAATTATTTGGAGGCTCTCCAGTGTAACTTCAAAGTCAACAATTGTATATAATAAGCtaactgaaaaaaaaagtttaaggattattaaaatttttaactttaattttaataattttgttttataatttgagTGCTATTGAATctagatataaaatattttcaaaatatttttgggtCAAAGCGAATATTGTATCCAGTTGTCACTAGAACCATCCCTTCACGTGTATAGTGAAACTATTGTGTATAGTTTATACACTATGCAGTTGCAGTCAGGTTATTATATATTAGACCTATTGCAAGAAGTACGAGGATTAGTTATAGTATATAGAAATTATGTGATCGTGACAAAAGTATATATAGATGATTGGACAGGGTTATCAGAGGAGCCAGTGCATCAGCTAGAACATACCGATGCGGCGGGGAACaacggcggaggaggaggcTATTGGGACGCAGGGCAGGCAAAGATGAAGAAGCCACAGCAAAGACGCAGAAAGAAACAGATGGTGACGTCAGTGGAAACCGATGATGACATGAACGAAGGTGATGATGACGATGACGGTaacggaggaggaggtggtggtgtgTTGGGGAttgagagacagagagagcaTCCGTTCATCGTAACGGAGCCAGGGGAAGTTGCACGTGGCAAAAAGAACGGTTTGGATTATCTTTTCCACTTGTACGAACAGTGTCGCGAGTTTCTTATTCAGGTTCAGACCATTGCTAAAGACCGTGGCGAAAAATGCCCCACCAAGGTATCTTCCAAGACttttacattattattatttttagaaaaatatatttatgttgcgcaaaaaaaagaaaaatatatttatatattagttcTGTCGGAATTTATGAGGTATGGTAGGGATACCATAGCCATTATCATCGACAGCTGTTTTAAAGTAAGTTTGACAAGTCACTAGGTCAGTGTTTTGTTTTccagtattatttttttattttctttttagtttttgctATGTGTGGCATAGATTTATATAGGTtctgatttatattttctttttgttaacgAATATAGTTAGATTTCAATTTAAAGTTTTGACAGAGTCAGCGTACGACAACGTGTCGAGTTAGGGTAAAAACATAGTCGTTGTTCTGTTTTAGTCTAAAAACGACATGAGATAGCAAGTACTAAGATACGATGTCCTTATGCATTTAGATTCAATTTCTGCATGCATGTGtgtaaataaacatatattatactttttgacaattAATAAggatatttttttgtgtgtatatatttaGAAATGATATTTGGATACATGATATTGCTCAGCGGGTAATAGTGTCTCCTTTCTTTGAGTGATAGTACATAATCCATGAGCTCTGTGCCATTGCTTGTACAGACGCacgttatttttttaaaaaagtacaGAAAACTTAAGcgaataaaactcctttttttttttgttctttctcaaATTTTTAGTTCCATTGTTTTTATGATAATCTTTTTACAACATAAATATTGGTACTTTCTGTTTGGAGCTATTAAATACTGATTTTAATGTTTtggaaaaatatgtaaataggTGACGAACCAAGTATTCAGATACGCCAAGAAGTCCGGAGCGAGTTACATAAACAAGCCGAAGATGCGACACTACGTTCATTGCTACGCACTCCACTGCCTAGACGAAGAAGCTTCAAACGCTCTACGAAGAGCGTTTAAAGAACGCGGCGAGAACGTTGGGTCGTGGCGTCAGGCATGTTACAAGCCGCTAGTGAACATAGCTTGTCGTCATGGCTGGGACATAGACGCAGTTTTCAACGCTCACCCTCGTCTCTCCATTTGGTATGTCCCCACTAAGCTGCGTCAGCTCTGCCATTTGGAGCGGAGCAATGCGGTTGCTGCGGCTTCAGCTTTGGTTGGGAACGGTATTAGCTGCACTGGATCGTCCGCGTCTGGCGGTTTGGGGTTTAATTAGTTGggttattgtttgtttgtttagtttCTTGTTCGTTTTCTTAGTTAATTATTAGGCTCTAGTTTTTACTCGTTTTGGCTGGGcttgttcgttttttttttccgaattattataaaaaagttacaaTGAAACGCAAAATCAGTCGAGATAAGAATGAATCATTACACtaacttataaaattaaaatctaaataataaatGGAAGTAGAATCTGCTGGAAAAGGAGAGAATGGTGCACTGGACACACTTAAATGAAGTAGAATCTGGAATTGAGTTCCTGTTTGTCAATAAAATGTTGTGCTTGCTTCTTCTGACTTGCGAGacaagaagcagaagaagcCATTGGTGCATAGTCGACGAATGACTAGGAACCAAACAAAGTTAAGTTCCCAAATGGCGGGTCCTGATGCTTTGCTTCCACTTGCTGTGGTACCTTCTGCTAGAACAGTAACCTGGAGGCAAGTAAAGTAAGCGCAAGTACAAGTCTGCACCTGTAAATATCTTTACTATGCCCAGCAAAAACAATCAGCTTAAAAACTGTACATGTACTCTTTGCACATTGGTGTCTCTTGAAAAGATCAAGTTTAACATGACTATCAAACTTGATTCAAGATATGAGTCTAAGTACATAATGTCAGAGCCAAATTCTCAATGTTTTATACATCGATGATGGTTTTCACCATGTTGATACACTTGTTAGGTCCTCACATATAGGACAGCTTCATAGAACAGAATCTCTGGCCGAATCTTCCTTTCTCCACAGAATCTAACCACACTCTTCCAGCTACCAACAACCTACGCCATTCCCACACATATATTCCAACAATTCAACACAAGGAAGACAAAATCAACCGTTTATGTCGTACCTCTCCTGCTAAAGACTCACGTCTGAGATTGACCCACCTGTTCTTTTCATAAACCATGCAGATgtgttcttcgtcttcttcaccATAACCAACCTGCATTCACATCCCTTATATCAGAGACTATTACAGAGAAACACAGAAGAACAATaggacaagttttttttttttttaaccatagACACAAGACGGTAGTTAGTGTTTGGTTCTAAGCCTTCGTACAGCCTGCTGATATCTATCTCCCACTCCAGAGCTTTTGTTGTTTCAGAAATTTCCTTTTCAGTTTCACTCTTCTCCCATTCTAACACTACAAAACACCAACGTTATTTTATTATAACCATAGCCAATGAAATAAGTATATGAGATCATAATCATGGTTTTCAAAAACTTACCGATTATGAAGATAGGTGGGCATCTACTTATAACGTGATGAACACAATTTGACGTTCCACAGCCTCCAGTTTTAATGTcacataacattttataattcATGCGGGTCACCTTGAGGACATCCACAAACTTTATATCCCCAAAAGCACACTGCATATATGAAAAGCACATAACAGCTTTATAAAGGGGAAGTACCAGTTTCTCTAAGGAAAGGCAAGAAGCcaaattaatgaaaacatacCTTAACGtttctgattgaatctgaagcTACAACAATGCCGTAAGAACTCTGCTCTGGATAATTTGGCTTCCTTCCGCATTTTCTACAACTCATTCTTTCATTTTCCTCCAACGTGAAAAGGCGAGTCACCAAGCTTTCTCTTTCTGAATTTTTCCAGCAATGCCAAGACTCAAGGATGGTTACAAGTACCTCAGCAGCACCACTCGACTGAAAATATACATTACCTTTAGTTAagcttattaaaatataaaaatagaatatgatGCTTCGAAGCTAATATTATTCACACGAACCATGCAATTAACTGCTTCTAAGGACACGAGTAAGTCTCTCAAGATGAGACTGTAGACTCCCTCAGTTTTTATTTCCTCTGACACAGCCGCAGTGAATAAAATTTGTAGCGCACATAGAACTTGTTCTTCTAGGTTGTCATGAACTGGTTGCTTATTGTAATTTAGAACTTGTTTTTTAAGAACGTTTATGCTCAGAAGGGCCTGCAATACCAACACTTTTTTTGAACTTatcaaagaaaatatggaaTGAGCTGAATCAGAAGACCACAGTTAACGTATACTGGTTTACCTTTAGCGTCGTGTCAAGAGCTGAATTGTATCTCGCTGTAGCTCCTTCAAGGACTGGCTCCAAAATTTTCGACAGTGAATCTTCTCCAGCCATGTTTTTCATATCTTGAAGGTGGTGAATAAAGAAATAAGAATTATGAGCgcataacaaaacaaaacaaattcaaattaTTCGTCAATTGAGAAAGATCTTTTTACCATCACGGTCAACTGTAGTAGCTTCCACTCGACCTCTTTCCGGTTCCATAGAATCTTCTTCCGGTTCAAGTTTGACAGAAGATTCACTGGATATGTAAGAACAAGTATGGCTCagagaaaacaagaaaacaattcATCAAACACGCAAAAAAGGATTGTTGAGGTACTTACTGTTCAATAGTCTTATCAACAGGACTAGCCATGCTCGTTGAAGTTATCGGCTGCGCCACGAAGCCCATTCATTCTTAGAGCTTATTAACCGAAAAGTCAGAGAAGCAAATAGAGAAATTTAGAACTACAAATACATTAATGCTTTTATCTTTTTTCGTCTTTTTGGCCTGTGACTTCTTCTTCCCTTCTGCTGCATCTGACTTGACTTTGGGTTCCATAATCACAATTTCATTCTACATgaaaacatataagaaaacaatTCAAATACCAAATCAGCCGGAAAAATGAAAGCTCTCTGTGTATAAATAAAGTTTCAAACCAACCAGCAAGAAAGGTTTCAGTGTGAATTTATATAAGAAGGTAAAGGGATATGGAATGAGATAAATCAGAAGATGACAGTTTAGGTACTGAATCTTGTtacttttttgtttggtcactgCTTTACCTTAAGCGTCATGTCAAGTGATGACTCCAAATGTCCGGACAGTGAACCTTCTTCAGGCATGTTTTGCATATCTTGAAACATCAATATTAATAAGAAGGatgaatcttaaaaaaaaaaaaaagttcagatTAATCGTCACTTGAGAAGCTCTTTTTACCATCAGTGTTAACTTTAGTAGCTCCCTCTTGAATGTCATTGGTGGATGAAATTTCCAATGGACCCTTTTCAGTTCCAAGAGTATCTTCTGGTTCCATTGTGATGGAATCTTCTTCCATCGTTTTTGGTGATTGAGATGTACCTCCCGGTTCATGGTCGATTGAAGGTTTTCTGCACATGTAAGAACAATTCATCAAACACGAAAAAAAAAGACTCTTGAGGTACCATGTAAGTAAACGTATTTCCCCTCGAATGTTTCTTTGTATTTACTTGTGTTTAAATAGCAAAGCTGTCACAAGATATTGGTAATTAATCTAACACTTACTGTTCAACGGGACTAGCCATGCTCGTTGAAGTTATCTGTTGCACAATGAAGCCCATTCATTCTTAGAACAGATGAACGGAATAGTCAGAGAAGCAAACAGAGAATTTAAGAGTTTAAAGACCTTAGTGCTTTTacttgtcttctttttttttgcctgTGACTTCTTCTCCTCTTTGAGTGACTTCCTCTCCTCTTCGAGTAAAAGATATGCTTCTGCTGCTTCTGACTTGGCTTTTGATTCCATATTTAAAATCTCACTCTACATGAAAATCATATAAGAAACATCTCAAATGTCATATAAGATAGAAAATGAGAGCTATCTGTATATAATCAAAGTTTAAAACCAACCAGCAAGAAAGGTTTTAGCAGTTGAAGCATATAAGAGCGGTTGTCAAAAGCAGAAAGACTTGTGAGCTTGTCTAACAATCTAATCCTTGAATTATCAATCAGCAATATCTTTGCATCGATCCGCAGAACCTGCAAGTTATATAGATACTTTCAGATGGACACTTTTatgttattatgaaaatatattcaaatcatgGATGAACCTTTTCTGTGACAGCCGATTTTAGAAGTTCTATGTACTTCAACACTATGTCATCTCTGAGACCTTTACCCTCACGTACACAACTCATGCAATCTTCTAAATCAAATGTCGGATCCCATCCTCCCTCGAAAACATCTCTTACTGCACACAAGAACAATCTTGCAGTGAgggaatttttttcttttgggacTCTCTCTTCACATCTATCACAGAGAAGAGATGCATAGCTCTTCTTCCTTCGATCGTCCTGAGCATTCTCTCTTCTTTTATCTTCAAGCATACACAAGTTCTCCACGAAAGTAAGAGCTGCTTCATACTCCAAGACGTGCTCTTTCATTACATACTTGGTTCTCAATGCTTTACATGTGTACTGAACAGCTCTCAAAACAGCCACCCAGGTCTCAAGATTGTGTTCCCTGATAGGTTTTGGAAAGCTTTTATCCACTGAAGAGGAGTCACCTAACCAGGATATCATATCATCTCCCTGAGCCTGTGCCTTGGCGTAGTGAACATCAGGATTTTCAATGAATTTGATTTTCCCATCATCAACACAACCATCAAATGGAGCAGCACTATTGCTTTTCAACAGTCTTTTATCCAGGAGCATCAACGAAAACTGCTCGTCAAGTTCAACACTTTCTTTAATTCGAATACGATCCAACACACTGTCCACTGCTCTGCAAACTTGTTCTGTACCATCATGCCTTTCACACTTGATAGTTCCTAGAAAGGCTCTGATCTGACTGAGCTCATAACGTTCCAGAAAACAAATGCTCTGTGGCGTTTCCACTATGTGACAGTCGTTAATACTCTCTTCCGAAACCTCGAGTTTCCTAAGATGCTTAACCGGAAAACGCATCACCCAGTCTCTAATACTGCAGGAGAGAATCTGATGCTCATAGAGCGACACAAGGAGTAGCTTAACTTCCTTGAGCAAACCACTCCGGTTTTCATCCTCGACCAAAGGCCATTGGTTTGACCACCCCTTCTTCCTAGCTTCCGTTGTAAACGCTTTCACATCTTCAAGCTGAGTTTTGATCATCTCAACAGCAGCTACTGTATCCACCGCATCCCAACCTCCACCCTTAATCTTATGACCCCAGTTTTTCCCTATCCTCACAACCACATCCTTCTCCAACTCAGGCTTAAAATCTGCACCATGCTGTTGCTCAAAATGAGCCTTACACTCTTCAGCTTTAGAGAAATCCGCTAAACATATAGTTCGACACACCCATGTAGTCCATCTCTTGTGTTCCTTAGCATAAGCGAGAACTTTCTCCAAAGCCTTTAGTGACCCCTCGCTGCTATGTACAAAGCCTCTAAGCTTCTCAATGCTTACTTTCATCAACTCCCTCTTGATCTTAACATCCAAACCAATCCAAAACAACCTCAGTCCTTTGTTAACAGGCTCTGGACTTCTCTTTGTCTCAACAAACTTCGCCTCATCGGTTCTAATAGTCTCAGTCTTGCACTCAAGGATCCTCAACTCTGCATCTTTGATCATAAACTCCAGTTTTTTCCTCCTTTCCTCTTCTAGGCCTCGAGAAACATATAAACTCTGTTTCCCTATGCGAACACACTCCTTGTAGTACATCACCGATCCAAGGTGTTGACCTAGTTGGTGGAGCCTTTCTGCGCAGAGCCGCGAGAGGTTTGCTTGTTCGGCAAGGCATGACACTGAAGCCAAAAGGTACGTGAACGCCAAGTTAGGGTTTTTCGTTGCTTCTCGTGATAGCTTCGAGAAGATTGTAGCTTGTTCGTTGTGAAGAAGCGATGAGCCTTCTTCTTGTGCGTAGAATAGTAACAGATCTTCGAGTATCTCCAGGGCCTTGGTGTGGTCTCCTTTAGCGATTAGCTCTTTGGCGTCGCGGAAGAGCTCTGCGCCTTCTTCGTCGTCTCTAAAGAGAGAAGACTCCATTAGTCAACGATTCTCAAGAGGCTTTCTTTCGGTTTCTTGCTCtccaagttttgttttttttttgctttttcagAGAGAGAAAGGCGGGAAAATCAACGAACGTAACAGCAAGGAAGAGAAGACGGTGGCTTCTATCACGTGAGAGCCACGTGACAAGGCGTGGGGGGAAAAAACAACATTTTGAGCGTTGGCATTGGGGAATTGTATGGAACACCTTGTGCGCATTAACCATTTGAGATGAATAGATCAAAACTAGTGTGAAGCGTTGAAACAATGGTCAAGCTTCTATCACGTGAGAGGCACGTGACAaggcgggggggggggggggggggggggggggggggggaagaaCAACATTTTGAGCGTTGCCATTGGGGGAATTGTATCGAACACTTTGTGTGCATTTACCCGTTTGGGATAAATAATTCGAAACTAGTGTGAAGCTTCGAACGATCGTCATGCTTCTATCACGTGAGAGGCACGTGACAAGGCGGGGGGGGGAGGAAGAACATTTTGAGCGTTGCCAATTGGGGAATTGTATCGAACACTTTGTGGGATAAATAGACCAAAACTAGTGTGAAGTTTCGGACAATGTTCGTCTTCATGACTGTGATGAACAAAGTGTGTATACGCAAACACTAAATCAAGCAGCGTGAGTCTATTAAAGGTGGTGGAGAAAAGCCTAATCTTCAAAAATTGAAAGATACGGGgcaaagaaataatattttgaaacatttggggaccaaaaaataatgtttaaaagttttattaacCTTTCATTATATACCACAAACTAGAATATTACTGATTTTTAGCCTATTTTATCCATAGACTTTACAAGTATTATCTTAAACCAGCTACATTGTtggttatattattttattatgtcATTAGTTGCAGGTTAAGGAGTTTGGTGTTTCTTGAGAAAATCAAGTTGCCCATGGCTAACAACTTGATTCTAGATTATACTTCTAATTAGGTTGCATCAACATATCCCATATCTATACACTTGTTAGGCCATCATGGATCAGGCAGCTCTTCATAAAACAAAATCTCTGGCCGAACCTTCCTTTCTCCACAGAATCTGACCACATTCTTCCAGTTGTTGCCAACAACCTATGCAATTACAGATGTTTACAACGTCTGTATTTAACTTCACAATTCTACTCAAGAAAGCGAAAATTATCTTACCTCTCCTGCTAAAGACTCACGTCTGAGATTGACCCACCGGCTCTTTTCATAAGCCATGCATATGtgttctctttcttcttcaccatatCCAACCTGCATTCACATCCCATATATATACTGAGCATGTAACAGAGAGATacataagaaagaaatagaaCAAGCATTTGTGACtctgtttcagtttttttttttttttaattcttaccATAGACACAAGCCGGTAGTTAGTGTTTTGTTCTAAGCCTTTGTACAGCCTGCTGATATCTATCTCCCACTCTAGAGCCTTTGttgtttcaaaaatttccttttCTGTTTCACTCTTCTCCCATTCTAATACTAATGTTGCAAACCCCACATAACACCAACGTTATTTAATCATAAGCATAGTAAATGAAACGGACGCATAAGATCACATTCATGGTTCTCAAAACTTACCGATTATGAAGATAGATGGGCATCTACTTATAACATGATGAACAAAATTTGTCGTTCCACAGCCTCCAGATTTAATGTCGCATCTACTTTTAGTTAAGCttcttaaaacataaaaaaaaaacaatatgatgCTTAGAAGCTTATATTATTCACACGAACCATGGACTTAGCTTCTTCTAGGGAAGCAAGTAAGTCTCTCAAGATGAAACAGTAGACTCCCTCAGTTTTTATTTCCCCTGACACAACAGcactaaataaattttgtagctCACAAGGAACTTGTTCTTCCAGGTTGCCGTGAAATGGTTGCTTATTGTACTTTATATCTTCTTTAAGAACGTTTATGTTCATGAGGGCCTGCAATTTCAATTTATCAAAGAGAATAAGGTCTTTACATATGGAGCGAACATGGTCTTTTTTGTTTGGTAACTGCTTTACCTTTACCGTCATGTCAAGAGCTGAATTATATCTAGCTGCACCTTCTCCAAGTGCTGACTCCAAGTTTCCTGACACTGAATCTTTTCCAGGCATGCGCAAATGAAAGAAATAAGAATTATGCATCCCAATACAACACATTCAAATTATATTCGTCAATTGAGAAGCTCTTTTACCACCATGGTTAACTTTAGTAGCTTCCTCCTGAATGTCAGCGTTGGATGAAATTTCCAATCGTCCCTTTTCACTTGCAATAGTATCTTCAAGGTTGACAGAAGGTGTGCTGGACATGTACGAACACGTTTTGCTCAGAGGAAACCCGGAAACAATTCATCAAACACGCAATAAAGACTCATGAGGTGCTTACCGTTCAACATTCTTATCAACGGGACTAGACATGCTCGTTGAAGTTCTCTGTTACGCCATGAAGACCATTCATTCTTACAAACCATTTACTGAAAAGTAAGGGAAGCAAATAGTGAATTTAAAACTTCAAAGACCTTAatgcttttagtttttttcgtCTTTTTTCTCTGTGACTTCTCCTCTTTGAGTGACTTCTTCTCCTCGTTCACTAAAATATCAGCTTCTACTGCATCTAACTTGACTTTTGATTCCATACTTACAATTTCATTCTACATGAGAAAAGACATGAAAGGATATAAGAAACAGTTCAAATACCAAATCAGACGGAAAATGAAACCAAAGTTTCAAACCAACCAACCAGCAAGAAAGGTTTCAGCAGCTGAAGCGTATAAGAGCGGTTGTCAAAAACAGAAAGCCGTATGAGTTTGTCTAACAATCTAATCCTTGAATTATCAATCAGCAATATCTTTGCATCGATTAGCAGAACCTGCAAGGCATGAAGATAATTTTAGATCAACAGTTTTATATTATTCTGCTGTTAATGAATACTATACTCATGAACGAACCTTTTGGATAAGTTTTATGGACTTCAATACTATATCATTGCTTGAGTAACTTGATTTCCTTGAGTAACTTACTCCGCTCTTCAACCGCAGCTAAAGGCCATTCGTTGGACCACCCCTTCTTCCTAGACTTAGATGTAAAAGCCTTCACGTACGCGAGCTGAGTTTTGATCATTCCAACAGCAGCAACTGCATCCACTGGTTCCCACACCCCAACCAGTATCTTATGACCCCAGGTCTTCCCTATCCTCTTGACCATATCCTTTTCCGAATGAGGTTTAAAATCAGCAGCATGCTCTTGTTCACCTTCATAAGCTTTGCAATGCTCACCTTCATAAAATCCCTTTTGATCTTAACATCCAAACCAACCCAAAACGACTTCAATCCTCTAACCCTATCCTCACACGGGTCTAGACTTTTCTTTGACTCCCAAACTCTCAGCTCGCAGTGTCTCACTTGGTGTGATCGCCGTCAGCGTAGCGTATAACCTTTCGGCAGAGCTTCTTTACCTCGACATCATCCAATTCCATTTCTACAAGATTCTTGCGGGCTTTCTTGACTCTCAAGTTATCTTATTtcttcagagagagagagaaacggcgggaaaagaaaaaggaatGTAGTAACAGCAAACGTGGTCAAGAGGCTGGCTTTTATCACGTGAGCGCCACGTGACATTGTTTTGTGTTgggatataaaaaaaaaaaaacacatacacCAGAAGGGGGAATTTTGTCGAACACCTCGTGTGCG encodes:
- the LOC106431686 gene encoding uncharacterized protein LOC106431686 produces the protein MESSLFRDDEEGAELFRDAKELIAKGDHTKALEILEDLLLFYAQEEGSSLLHNEQATIFSKLSREATKNPNLAFTYLLASVSCLAEQANLSRLCAERLHQLGQHLGSVMYYKECVRIGKQSLYVSRGLEEERRKKLEFMIKDAELRILECKTETIRTDEAKFVETKRSPEPVNKGLRLFWIGLDVKIKRELMKVSIEKLRGFVHSSEGSLKALEKVLAYAKEHKRWTTWVCRTICLADFSKAEECKAHFEQQHGADFKPELEKDVVVRIGKNWGHKIKGGGWDAVDTVAAVEMIKTQLEDVKAFTTEARKKGWSNQWPLVEDENRSGLLKEVKLLLVSLYEHQILSCSIRDWVMRFPVKHLRKLEVSEESINDCHIVETPQSICFLERYELSQIRAFLGTIKCERHDGTEQVCRAVDSVLDRIRIKESVELDEQFSLMLLDKRLLKSNSAAPFDGCVDDGKIKFIENPDVHYAKAQAQGDDMISWLGDSSSVDKSFPKPIREHNLETWVAVLRAVQYTCKALRTKYVMKEHVLEYEAALTFVENLCMLEDKRRENAQDDRRKKSYASLLCDRCEERVPKEKNSLTARLFLCAVRDVFEGGWDPTFDLEDCMSCVREGKGLRDDIVLKYIELLKSAVTEKVLRIDAKILLIDNSRIRLLDKLTSLSAFDNRSYMLQLLKPFLLSEILNMESKAKSEAAEAYLLLEEERKSLKEEKKSQAKKKKTSKSTKITSTSMASPVEQKPSIDHEPGGTSQSPKTMEEDSITMEPEDTLGTEKGPLEISSTNDIQEGATKVNTDDMQNMPEEGSLSGHLESSLDMTLKNEIVIMEPKVKSDAAEGKKKSQAKKTKKDKSINPITSTSMASPVDKTIEHESSVKLEPEEDSMEPERGRVEATTVDRDDMKNMAGEDSLSKILEPVLEGATARYNSALDTTLKALLSINVLKKQVLNYNKQPVHDNLEEQVLCALQILFTAAVSEEIKTEGVYSLILRDLLVSLEAVNCMSSGAAEVLVTILESWHCWKNSERESLVTRLFTLEENERMSCRKCGRKPNYPEQSSYGIVVASDSIRNVKCAFGDIKFVDVLKVTRMNYKMLCDIKTGGCGTSNCVHHVISRCPPIFIIVLEWEKSETEKEISETTKALEWEIDISRLYEGLEPNTNYRLVSMVGYGEEDEEHICMVYEKNRWVNLRRESLAGEVVGSWKSVVRFCGERKIRPEILFYEAVLYVRT
- the LOC125581580 gene encoding protein LEAFY-like; protein product: MDPEGFTSGLFRWNPTRAMVQQPPPPVPPPPQQQPPATPQTAAFGMRLGGLEGLFGPYGVRFYTAAKIAELGFTASTLVGMKDEELEDMMNSLSHIFRWELLVGERYGVKAAVRAERRRLLEEEEEESSRRRHLLLSAAGDSGTHHALDALSQEDDWTGLSEEPVHQLEHTDAAGNNGGGGGYWDAGQAKMKKPQQRRRKKQMVTSVETDDDMNEGDDDDDGNGGGGGGVLGIERQREHPFIVTEPGEVARGKKNGLDYLFHLYEQCREFLIQVQTIAKDRGEKCPTKVTNQVFRYAKKSGASYINKPKMRHYVHCYALHCLDEEASNALRRAFKERGENVGSWRQACYKPLVNIACRHGWDIDAVFNAHPRLSIWYVPTKLRQLCHLERSNAVAAASALVGNGISCTGSSASGGLGFN